The Caretta caretta isolate rCarCar2 chromosome 27, rCarCar1.hap1, whole genome shotgun sequence DNA segment TAAATCAGACACTGCCAGCAAAGCAAGTGGTAATTGATCATGTAATGTGCCAGCCATGTGAAGGTGGGCTGTGAAATCTGTTTGAAACAAAGATGGGTTGGAAGAATCTATAGATAAAAAAGAACTATGTGAATTTAATAAGTTCTCTTCATCATGTAAGGCAGCATTTGGAGATGCACTCTTTAAACCATTATCTATACTATCATCCAGTAGGCTATTATCTTCAGGTGTACTGACTATAGGGGATGAAGATTCATAACTTTCTGCAGCAGAAAAAGAATCTCTACTTCTTATAGGAGACAAGGGTCTACGAACATTAAACCTTGAACTTCCATCCAAATCCAATACTTGAGATGATACAGTTGTCAAGCTCAAATCTGTTGAGACTTCAGCTCTAGGTGCAGATTGTATTAATGATCTTGGAGCATTATATGCAGAATACAATAATCGTCTATGAACTGTTGACCTTGCAGAAGTAAGGAGATCAGTATAATGCCTCTGATTGCTTTCACAGGCTTGCAATTCTCTGTTATAAATATTGACACTAGGCCTATCTATAGAGCTAATGTTATTAAGAGTCTCAGCAATAGGAGCGCTGCCTGGTCTGCTTTCAGCTCGTGAGCTTCTTGAGCTAAATAATGgagtttcattttcatttttattgcaaTCAGCACCTTCAGAAGAATTCCCATCTGGAGTGTAAGACTTTCCATAGTCACTAGAGTTTCTTCGCCTTAATGAAGACTGTTCAACAGCTGTGTCCATTACATTGTGTTGTCTTAATGGTCCATGAGAAGATTCAACTCTTCTCGATGAAATGCTTCTATCGTATCCAGCTTCTTCAGAGTTACATTGTTCATCTTGTGCCAAGGATGTTCCACTAAATTTGCTAATTTGTCCTAGAGGAGTAGGAGAGTGATTTAGATTGAAAGAAAGGAATTCTTTCTCTAATATATCCTCTTTAGTATCATTTTCTTCATAGGAATCTTCCATGTTTAAGCAACGCATAGAATAAAAGTTTTCATCTCTAAACCTCAAAGGGGCCATTTTAGTGGGTATAAGAGATGGACCATGTGACTCATTTGAGACAAAGGAACCATGAGCTCCCTGTAAGATAGATGCACATGATAGAGTTGGAGACTGCTGAGCCTGTGGAAGAATACTTCCTGTTTTGCTATCTTTGGCTAGATCTTTACGATCAAGATTTAGCTTAGAGGAATGGATTAAATTCCTTCTCTCTTGAGATCTCTTCTTGTTCGTGAGCGTAGTTTCATTTGTCACTCCGagatctgcagtgaaaacaaAATCAACTTTCAGCATTTGATCCTTTTTGTTTCTAGTGCCTAACACATGCTCTAAATGGCGATTTCTTACTACTGCTGTTCTGGTATTGATGTTATGACCTATTCAGTTATAGGTAACTGCAGTTCTAGTGCACTTTAACACAATTAGTAGACTTTATTCATAAACTCTTCTAGGGTTCGGACAAGAAGTCAATATTACTTTGCTATCTGGATGCCTGTAAGACCCCACATAAAGGAAATGCATAAATCATGCTAAATGGTGCACTAGCACTTCCAGAGGTTCAATTAACACGTCTCCTTCCGAGCACAAATCTTATCCCACCTCCTACTTGCATTCAATGTGTAGCTCCAGAAGGAACTGCCCTTTTGTGATCAATAGAAATTATCACAatgtttttagatttttttttctgttcaaaatTTGTAGTAATACTTATTATTTGCAAATAGCATCATAGCACCTCTGTCTCAGGCTTTCAAAGCTCTTCACAAACTGAGTAGGTATTATCcatgttttaaaaatggaaaaagtgaTACAGAGATGAAATGACATGCTGAAAGTCATACAGCTTATCAGCAGTAGATATGCAAACAGATTCTCTGTCACCCATTCTAACCACCAAATAATACTCCTTCCCACGTGATTTGTACTGTTGGTAAAAGGGGTCAGAATAACATCCCTGAAATCCTCTGTGCTCATTAGTGACTGTATCCTAGAGGATCACCCACCTGTAGGGAGTTAAGAATAGTTCATTCTCCAAGACCCATCTAATTCTTGGTTGCTAAGTGCAACATAAAATGCCAGTTGTGGTCATAGCAATTGTTTCTAACATGGATGTCTAGAAACAGGACTGAGACATGCTGATTTCACAAAGACCACTGAACAGCAATCAATCACTTTTAGTCACCATTAATCTAGCATGAATGAGAATCAAGGACCAAGACCTGAAAAAGATGTCTGATATAGCCTGTCCTCCATTGCAGTATCCAAAAGAGCCAATTTAGTTTCTCTAGAAGAGGGCAGACATCAGTCATAGGGGGAAGGCATCCTTTGTCAAAACTTTCCAAGTATGAATAAAAAGTGAGTAAGAAAATGGAACTAGTTCCTGTGTGTATTCTAACATCTTCTCACATTACATGAGTGTGTTAGGGAATGAGCAAAGAACCGCTATTAAAGGCACTGTCTAATAAAAGTGCATACGCTTATCACTGCTTCCTCTCTCTAAATTACAAGCAACTTCTTCCTGAGAAGTGCTCCTACAATTCCCACTGCCTTCAACAGGAGAACACAGATGCATCCAAGGCATCTGTGGTTTTTATCTATGACCAtatgctttttatttcttttatcacAGCACACAGTATGGACTCAGGGAGACCAATTGCTTTTAGAGGAGGGAAAACAGATTGTGTTCACCTCAGACTTTTCACAGATCACCAGATTCATAGAtcttaagggcagaagggaccattatgatcatctagtctgacctactgcacaatgcaggccacagaatctcacccaaccactcctgcaataaacctctcacctacatctgagctattgaagtcctcaaatcatggtttaaagacttcaaggtgcagagaatcctctagtaagtgatccatgccccatactgcagaggaaggcgaaaaacccccagggcatcttccaatctgccctgcaggaaaattccttcccaaccccaaatatggtgatcagctgaaccctgagcatgtgggcaagattcaccagccagatacccaggaaagaattctctgtagtaactcagatcccaccccatctaacatcccatcacaggccattgggcctatttaccatgaatagttaaagatcaaaaTCAcattataccatctcctccataaacttatcaagtttaatcttgaagccagataggtcttttgcccccactgcttcccttggaaggctattccagaatttcactcctctgatggttagaaaccttcatctaatttcaagtttaaacttcccgatggccagtttatatccatttgttcttgtgtccacattggtactgagcttaaataattcctctccctctctggtatttatccctctgatatatttatagagagcagtcctctctccccatagccttcttttggttaggttaaacaagccaagctccttgagtctcctttcataagacagcttttccattcctcggatcatcctagtagcctttctctgtacctgttccagtttgaattcatccttcttaaacatgggagaccagaacacagtattccaggtgaggtctcaccagtgccttgtataatggtactaacacctccttatctctactggaaatacctcgcctgatgcatcccaagaccgcattagcttttttcacagccatatcacattggcagctcatagtcatcctgtggtcaatcaatactccaaggtccttctcctcctccgttacttctaattgatgcatccccaacttataactaaaattctttttattaatccctgtcagggttccttccccactctgaactccagggtacagatgtggggacccacatgaaagacccccaaagcttattctaaccagtttaggttaaaaacttccccaaggtacaaactttgccttggccttgaacagtatgctgccaccaccaagtgttttaaacaaagaacagggaaagggatcacttggagacgtcttttccccaaaatatccccgcaAGCCCTATACCTCCGttcctggggaagtcttgataataataatcctcaccaatctgtacaggtgaacacagacccaaacccttggatcttaagaacaatgaaaaagcaatcaggttcttaaagaaaaggtaaaagaatcacctctgtaaaatcagggtggaaaaTCTAGAGTATTcacattcaaaacacagaggatccccctctgggcaaaaccttaacgATACAGAAAAtgggaataaacctccctcttaacacagggaaaattcacataaactAATCTActttgcctggcttacctatacagTTCCAaaattggagacttggattaggatgggttggagaagatggatttctgtctggcctctctcagtcccaagagagtaCAAAAGGTAAACAaacagcacaaacaaaagcctttctccccctgccaagatttgaaagtatcttgttcccttattggtcctttgggtcaggtgccagccaggttaactgagcttcttaaccctttacaggtaacaggatgttgcctctggtgaggagggattttatagtactgtatacagaaaggtggttaacctttcctttatatttatgacatgccccccaaatcacagatagggtgaaacactggctgtgatttcttcctggagctctaggagaaaacagttaagacacatgcatctctaaatatactactaactgtataaagactaacaatatttcccaCATCTTAAGGACGATTTGGACCAGTTGatttgggaaactttcatgggagagtgcatcagccactttgttagaacctcctgaaatgtgttgtatgttgaaatcaaaatcttggagagctaaactccaccaaataagtttttcgctatttcccttggcggtatgaagccactgtagcgcgcATGGTCGATTtccaggtggaaacgccgtccccaaacgtatgggcgtagcttttccagagcgtagacaatggcgtaacattgcttttcactgactgaccagtggctttccctctcagacagcttcttgctgagagaCACAACAGGATGAAactctgctcccacaccacgctcggatgcatctgtggctactaggaatggtttgtcaaagtctggagcccctagcacagggtcagacatgagtgttgctttaagctggttaaatgCCTTCTGACGCTCTttggtccactgaactgcatttggctgtttctttttggttaggtctgtcagtggggcagcgatttggctgtattgcggtacaaatcgcctgtaatatccggccaagcctaagaaggattggacctgtttctttgactttgggacaggccacttttggatagcatccactttggcctgtagggggttgatagttccttgacccacctggtgtccaaggtaagtcactctgtttaggcctatttgacacttcttagccttaacagttagtcctgcctcccttatgcgctcaaggacttttgtagatgttccagatgTTCTGCCCAgcaatccgaaaatatggccacatcttCAAGGTAGGCGACTGTAGATGGTCTCCCagtgggattgggagaatatgcaagTTTTTGCAtattttggaaggtggcgggtgcattccgcagcctgaaagggagcacattaaattcatacagcccgacctgtgtgatgaaggctgacctttccttagCGGATtcatctgccagtaccccttggttgagtccaaggtagagatgaactgggcccgtcccagtttctctaatagttcatctgtgcgtggcattggatagttgtctgggtgagttacagcatttagcttacggtagtccacgcaaacaCGTATCTCCCCATCTAGTTTGGGAACTAGAATCACTGGAGATATCCATGCACTGTgggaggggcggattacacccatttgtaacatatcctggatctcccgttctgtagcagttttagcttgaggagacacccggtaaggttgggctctaattgggtgagcattacctgtgtcaatggagtggtatgcccgttcagtcagtcctggggtggctgcgAATGTCGGCGTGTAggtagtgcacagctcctggatctgctgtcgctgcatatgcccaagggtcatggagaggttcacctcttccatgccaccagcacttttcccttcatagtagacaccttcaggccactcagtgtcatctcctccctgggctgtaaactgacaaacctttaattctctggaataaaagggctttagagaattaatatggtacaccttaggcttttggtttgaggtggggaatgctatgagataattaacagctcccaggagctcttggaccgtgaatggcccttcccatgatgcttccattttatgggcctgaagcacctttaagaccatgacctggtcccctactttgaaggaacgctctgacagcttctgcagctttgacttgaagtaatccgtGGCCTcttctgcctttagatccataagttcttcagttcacgccacttccctaactaacttccttaatttttgaaagtcagcccttttaaaatcaaaaatcctcgttgcagatttatttttgtttatccttctgttcagtttgaactgaattagctcatgatcacttgaaccaaggttgtcccctacaaccatttcttctatgaggtcctcactactcaccaaaaccaaatctaacatggcatcccctcttgtcggttcagcaactactagATGAAGGAATCaatcagctattgcatctaggaaaatctgagccctattattattactagcacttgtcttccagtctatatctgggaagttaaagtctcccatgatcacgcagtttctaaccatcagaggagtgaagttttggaatagccttccaagggaagcagtgggggcaaaatctggctttaagattaaactcaataagtttatggaggagatggcatgatgggataacatgattttggcaattaattgatctttaaatattcatggtaaataggcccaatggcctgtgatgggatgttagatggggtgggatctgagttactacagagaattctttcctgggtatctggctggtgaatcttgcccatatgctcagggttcagctgatcgctatatttggggtcgggaaggaattttcctgcagggcagattggaagaggccctggaggttatttgccttcctctgtagcatggggcacaggtcacttgctggaggattctctgcaccttgaagtctttaaaccatgatttgaggacttcaataagctcagacataggtgagaggtttattgcagagtgggtgggtgagattctgtggcctgcattgtgcaggaggtcagactagatcataatggtcccttctgaccttaatatctatgtatctaagtttccattagtatttacttcattaaaaacattaaagagggctctatccatatccaaattagatcccagcagtctatagcacaccccaagcactatcccaggggaggctctagtagttttcttccccaatgtgatttttgaccagacggactctgtcttagccattccatcgcttcttatttctttacattctacctcatcattgatatacaatgctactccaccaccttttacctttatttctgtctttcctaaacagcacatacccttcaatacctgtagtccagtcatgactactattccaccatgtttctgttatccctataaatatctggtttcacttcctgcaccagtagctctagttcctccattttgttacctaggctcctcgcattggtgtacaaacgtcttaatttttgctgtttggcctcgctcacattctttacccgattggaCAtgctacagccagtatgacctattagactggtatccacactgctcttcctccttatgtccaatctcctacccacggctgtatcctttcttactttgttttcttccctcttaatgttaaaatctggcgtggagattacctggacatctcccccaaattcctagtttagagctgtcataaatataaacggaagggtaaacacctttaaatccctcctggccagaggaaaaaccctttcacctgtaaagggttaagaagctaagataacctcgctggcacttgaccaaaatgacgaatgaggagaccagatactttcaaagctggaggggggggaataaagggtcctctctgtgtgatgtttttgccgggaccagagcaggaatgcaggtcagaactcctgtaaagagttagtaagcaatctagttagatatgcgttacattctgttttgtttaaatggctgattaaaataagttgtgctgaatggaatgtatattcctgtttttgtatctttttgtaacttaaggttttgcctagagggattctctatgttttgaatctgattaccctgtaaggtatttaccatcctgattttaagagaggtgattcttttactttttctttaattaaaattcttcaagAACcttattgctttttccttgttcttaagatctaagggtttgggtctgtgttcacctatgcaaattggtgaggatttttatcaagccttccccaggaaaggggggtgtagtgcttgggagatattttgggggggagacgtttccaagtgggcacttcccctgttctttgtgtagcGCTTTGGTAGTGGCAGcctttaacctaaactggtaagaataagcttaggggggtctttcatgcaggtccccacatctgtaccctagagttcagagtggggaaggaaccttgacaaaagctctcttgatcagttgtgccagcctgcatcctagaagtctatttccttccctactcagatgaagtccatcccgagagaactgttctctgtccatgaatgcctcccagtggccatacatcccaaagccctccttatagcaccactgcctgacaGTGGAGTATTAATGCCTAGGccaacaaggcctaggcctagggcagcaaatttgcaggggcggcaaatttataatagcagccaaaGGCTGCTTCCCCCGGTGCCGGTTTGTGCCCCCGGCCCTggcccaactccaccccttccccaaatccctgccccagccctgcctcctctcctgagcgtaCCAcgttcccctcccttctcccctccttcgTGAACCTGTTTCGctcacaagcactggcagggagcggggagaagcaggacccggcagTGCActcaagggaggaggcggagtggaggcgagctggggcaggggtggcaattatttctgggcctaggggtggcgaaatcattaatccgccactgctgcctgagccatctgttgatagtcataatcttgtcacacctttgttgcccttctctaggaacaggcagaatcccactgaagatcacgtgagcctcgatttccttaagagtctttcccagcctggcatagtctcccttgatacgttccagcgagaatctaccggtatcatttgttcccacatgaaggacgatcagtggattctttcccgctccctttaggatcctcttcaacctcaggtccacatcccgtatcttagcaccgggtagacagcacacccttctattctctggatcagctctggttacaggcctgtccattcttctcagtaaggagtccttgatcacatagacctgccttttcctggtgacggtgcaaTTCTCCGGTCTATCCTCTGCTCCCTCTgcctgcaagttctttccattcctgttctcccttgtaatcctcttcaacccatgctgtatcctcctggggctcatatttggtgtagtctccattgactcttccccttttcctatatgattagctgctcttctcttcttccttgcccttccaccttcagtgaccacctgctgagccccttcttcattttccaactctgcaaacctgttctttagctctatttctccttccctagcccatcttttcctctgcctggttctcttagtcacatgcttccactgtccattttcttcacccagcagtctcccctcagagttcttcagtcctgcttccatctgcaagtctgagcttttcccttcagctgcctcatgtctttgctccataatccgcTCGAACctccttctaaactcaaccagactttccacctgcatctccaatcctcggatcttttcttccatcagctctatcagatggcatttcatgcagacaaaactctttccaggtaaCCCCTCCAGGaacatgtacataccacagcttccacatccaatcatcttcattgtgtcttccactacttaggtcactaccactgctgcctctgtatctgtcatagtcttcccacctaaatcctgttaatctgggagaaacaaaccacaccaaaacaccaccatccacagcaaaaacaaaccccaaaaaagCACCACAGtgcaaactcccctttcaaatcCCTCTGTTTACaactctgtttgctggctcctgtgctgctgcagctgtttaGGTTGTATCTGCCTCTTCTTACCATGTTCTACAATTAAGAAGAATAACATGGGAAGAAGAGGTGATACAAAGCACCTGATGGGCAAAATTCTGATATCCTATCATAAAGGTATTGGTGAAAGGTGTGGTGGTAATGAAGTTGTTTGATTAAATTGACCCAAcagtgagaggagagagagaggctaggCCTACAAACAGGACGAAGCTAATACCTCCCAAATTCTAATGAGAGAGTAGCTGTGAGAGTGACTTCTtctgggactttgggcaagtcacttaggtcaatattttaaaaaataacttcttTTTTTGGATGTCTCCATTTTTGAGTGCTCAGCTACAGACGTTGTTCAGAGTTGCTAAGCATGAGTAGCTGCCATTGACatcaactatttaaaaaaagtaaaaaaaaaaaaactgaggcATACAAAATTagtgcacttctgaaaatgtggacATTAACATATCTGCCTTGTATTTACCCAATTTCCTAGGGATAGGGAGTTGTGAGGATTAATCACCTTAAAATTTTTAAGCACTTTGATAAGCACTAATGATACTTTATTTTTTAGTCTCTTTGGAATATGACTTTTCTACAGATCACCAGATAATATACCTAGGATATTTATATGTTTGAATGTTAAGTCAATTCTCTGACTTTTTACTGAACAGATATTCTTTGTTTATTACATATAGTAACTATTTAAGATGTTAAAATGTGTACTATATAGTACAGAATATACGCTGCTCGAGTGGGACATTTCTCATAAGGACAGCAAGATGAACATGTGGCTCCACAGATGATGTTAACAGGCGGGCTTTT contains these protein-coding regions:
- the MARCHF10 gene encoding putative E3 ubiquitin-protein ligase MARCHF10 isoform X2, translating into MYDSRERKKFISDAQYVREMQHKMDSEYQACLRRQEQNREQTEKKREQHARQEQRQKTLSSIYATRNYERPWVSGIPVTRQTSADEGSGSAIKSSANRSDSKFPAIEKTSSKQKQKPPMSSSKVTPAAQKQSLLRRKRMSQGGLLGSPDTQNMRKLEERDRQTSLLQAKAQVTSASDLGVTNETTLTNKKRSQERRNLIHSSKLNLDRKDLAKDSKTGSILPQAQQSPTLSCASILQGAHGSFVSNESHGPSLIPTKMAPLRFRDENFYSMRCLNMEDSYEENDTKEDILEKEFLSFNLNHSPTPLGQISKFSGTSLAQDEQCNSEEAGYDRSISSRRVESSHGPLRQHNVMDTAVEQSSLRRRNSSDYGKSYTPDGNSSEGADCNKNENETPLFSSRSSRAESRPGSAPIAETLNNISSIDRPSVNIYNRELQACESNQRHYTDLLTSARSTVHRRLLYSAYNAPRSLIQSAPRAEVSTDLSLTTVSSQVLDLDGSSRFNVRRPLSPIRSRDSFSAAESYESSSPIVSTPEDNSLLDDSIDNGLKSASPNAALHDEENLLNSHSSFLSIDSSNPSLFQTDFTAHLHMAGTLHDQLPLALLAVSDLQNQSSAMSSMTACDTTSAKETNKHADPEKLKKLQESLLAEDSEEEGDQCRICQIAGGSLTNPLVEPCGCVGTLQFVHQECLKTWLKAKIKSGAELGAVKTCELCKQSLIADLDDFDVNDYYRNHQQSQIQSRGTMDKRVLTRLSNEFGKEAIILNTLLHVFYIFFFFFWVLLYIKLKQVCTCHTVLFRGSITVFRSGNPN
- the MARCHF10 gene encoding putative E3 ubiquitin-protein ligase MARCHF10 isoform X7 produces the protein MYDSRERKKFISDAQYVREMQHKMDSEYQACLRRQEQNREQTEKKREQHARQEQRQKTLSSIYATRNYERPWVSGIPVTRQTSADEGSGSAIKSSANRSDSKFPAIEKTSSKQKQKPPMSSSKVTPAAQKQSLLRRKRMSQGGLLGSPDTQNMRKLEERDRQTSLLQAKAQVTSASDLGVTNETTLTNKKRSQERRNLIHSSKLNLDRKDLAKDSKTGSILPQAQQSPTLSCASILQGAHGSFVSNESHGPSLIPTKMAPLRFRDENFYSMRCLNMEDSYEENDTKEDILEKEFLSFNLNHSPTPLGQISKFSGTSLAQDEQCNSEEAGYDRSISSRRVESSHGPLRQHNVMDTAVEQSSLRRRNSSDYGKSYTPDGNSSEGADCNKNENETPLFSSRSSRAESRPGSAPIAETLNNISSIDRPSVNIYNRELQACESNQRHYTDLLTSARSTVHRRLLYSAYNAPRSLIQSAPRAEVSTDLSLTTVSSQVLDLDGSSRFNVRRPLSPIRSRDSFSAAESYESSSPIVSTPEDNSLLDDSIDNGLKSASPNAALHDEENLLNSHSSFLSIDSSNPSLFQTDFTAHLHMAGTLHDQLPLALLAVSDLQNQSSAMSSMTACDTTSAKETNKHADPEKLKKLQERC
- the MARCHF10 gene encoding putative E3 ubiquitin-protein ligase MARCHF10 isoform X3, whose amino-acid sequence is MYDSRERKKFISDAQYVREMQHKMDSEYQACLRRQEQNREQTEKKREQHARQEQRQKTLSSIYATRNYERPWVSGIPVTRQTSADEGSGSAIKSSANRSDSKFPAIEKTSSKQKQKPPMSSSKVTPDLGVTNETTLTNKKRSQERRNLIHSSKLNLDRKDLAKDSKTGSILPQAQQSPTLSCASILQGAHGSFVSNESHGPSLIPTKMAPLRFRDENFYSMRCLNMEDSYEENDTKEDILEKEFLSFNLNHSPTPLGQISKFSGTSLAQDEQCNSEEAGYDRSISSRRVESSHGPLRQHNVMDTAVEQSSLRRRNSSDYGKSYTPDGNSSEGADCNKNENETPLFSSRSSRAESRPGSAPIAETLNNISSIDRPSVNIYNRELQACESNQRHYTDLLTSARSTVHRRLLYSAYNAPRSLIQSAPRAEVSTDLSLTTVSSQVLDLDGSSRFNVRRPLSPIRSRDSFSAAESYESSSPIVSTPEDNSLLDDSIDNGLKSASPNAALHDEENLLNSHSSFLSIDSSNPSLFQTDFTAHLHMAGTLHDQLPLALLAVSDLQNQSSAMSSMTACDTTSAKETNKHADPEKLKKLQESLLAEDSEEEGDQCRICQIAGGSLTNPLVEPCGCVGTLQFVHQECLKTWLKAKIKSGAELGAVKTCELCKQSLIADLDDFDVNDYYRNHQQSQAQSELMNSGLYLVLLLHLYEQRFAELMRLNYNQASRDRIQSRGTMDKRVLTRLSNEFGKEAIILNTLLHVFYIFFFFFWVLLYIKLKQVCTCHTVLFRGSITVFRSGNPN
- the MARCHF10 gene encoding putative E3 ubiquitin-protein ligase MARCHF10 isoform X1; this translates as MYDSRERKKFISDAQYVREMQHKMDSEYQACLRRQEQNREQTEKKREQHARQEQRQKTLSSIYATRNYERPWVSGIPVTRQTSADEGSGSAIKSSANRSDSKFPAIEKTSSKQKQKPPMSSSKVTPAAQKQSLLRRKRMSQGGLLGSPDTQNMRKLEERDRQTSLLQAKAQVTSASDLGVTNETTLTNKKRSQERRNLIHSSKLNLDRKDLAKDSKTGSILPQAQQSPTLSCASILQGAHGSFVSNESHGPSLIPTKMAPLRFRDENFYSMRCLNMEDSYEENDTKEDILEKEFLSFNLNHSPTPLGQISKFSGTSLAQDEQCNSEEAGYDRSISSRRVESSHGPLRQHNVMDTAVEQSSLRRRNSSDYGKSYTPDGNSSEGADCNKNENETPLFSSRSSRAESRPGSAPIAETLNNISSIDRPSVNIYNRELQACESNQRHYTDLLTSARSTVHRRLLYSAYNAPRSLIQSAPRAEVSTDLSLTTVSSQVLDLDGSSRFNVRRPLSPIRSRDSFSAAESYESSSPIVSTPEDNSLLDDSIDNGLKSASPNAALHDEENLLNSHSSFLSIDSSNPSLFQTDFTAHLHMAGTLHDQLPLALLAVSDLQNQSSAMSSMTACDTTSAKETNKHADPEKLKKLQESLLAEDSEEEGDQCRICQIAGGSLTNPLVEPCGCVGTLQFVHQECLKTWLKAKIKSGAELGAVKTCELCKQSLIADLDDFDVNDYYRNHQQSQAQSELMNSGLYLVLLLHLYEQRFAELMRLNYNQASRDRIQSRGTMDKRVLTRLSNEFGKEAIILNTLLHVFYIFFFFFWVLLYIKLKQVCTCHTVLFRGSITVFRSGNPN
- the MARCHF10 gene encoding putative E3 ubiquitin-protein ligase MARCHF10 isoform X6 translates to MGIRHTSYQTAAQKQSLLRRKRMSQGGLLGSPDTQNMRKLEERDRQTSLLQAKAQVTSASDLGVTNETTLTNKKRSQERRNLIHSSKLNLDRKDLAKDSKTGSILPQAQQSPTLSCASILQGAHGSFVSNESHGPSLIPTKMAPLRFRDENFYSMRCLNMEDSYEENDTKEDILEKEFLSFNLNHSPTPLGQISKFSGTSLAQDEQCNSEEAGYDRSISSRRVESSHGPLRQHNVMDTAVEQSSLRRRNSSDYGKSYTPDGNSSEGADCNKNENETPLFSSRSSRAESRPGSAPIAETLNNISSIDRPSVNIYNRELQACESNQRHYTDLLTSARSTVHRRLLYSAYNAPRSLIQSAPRAEVSTDLSLTTVSSQVLDLDGSSRFNVRRPLSPIRSRDSFSAAESYESSSPIVSTPEDNSLLDDSIDNGLKSASPNAALHDEENLLNSHSSFLSIDSSNPSLFQTDFTAHLHMAGTLHDQLPLALLAVSDLQNQSSAMSSMTACDTTSAKETNKHADPEKLKKLQESLLAEDSEEEGDQCRICQIAGGSLTNPLVEPCGCVGTLQFVHQECLKTWLKAKIKSGAELGAVKTCELCKQSLIADLDDFDVNDYYRNHQQSQAQSELMNSGLYLVLLLHLYEQRFAELMRLNYNQASRDRIQSRGTMDKRVLTRLSNEFGKEAIILNTLLHVFYIFFFFFWVLLYIKLKQVCTCHTVLFRGSITVFRSGNPN